One part of the Prunus persica cultivar Lovell chromosome G5, Prunus_persica_NCBIv2, whole genome shotgun sequence genome encodes these proteins:
- the LOC18776819 gene encoding uncharacterized protein LOC18776819, with product MATAPVKPPLHNFPLAFLKWGAKNNSTTNNNHRYRRPVSAEPASEPDSESERTHYNNSRVGSSRASRHRYSLIPCAGDKRRRSEERESDQEEGEEADKAEVVHKPWNLRPRRAPATTSFSKGGANGEPHELESPNPNQSELQQPKSMRLRGLAAEGQNVEKKENRKFWIALSKEEIEEDIFVMTGSRPARRPKKRPKNVQKQLDITFPGLWLVGVTADAYKVADSPSKR from the exons ATGGCGACGGCGCCAGTGAAGCCACCGCTGCACAACTTCCCTCTCGCATTCTTGAAATGGGGGGCGAAGAACAACTCGACCACCAACAACAACCACCGCTACCGCCGACCCGTCTCCGCCGAACCCGCCTCCGAGCCCGACTCCGAATCCGAACGCACCCACTACAACAACAGCCGGGTCGGATCCTCCCGCGCCTCCCGCCACCGCTACTCCTTGATCCCGTGCGCTGGCGACAAGCGTCGCAGgagcgaggagagagagagcgatcAGGAGGAGGGCGAGGAAGCTGACAAAGCCGAGGTAGTTCACAAGCCCTGGAATCTGAGGCCCAGGAGAGCTCCGGCGACGACGTCGTTTTCCAAGGGAGGTGCCAACGGTGAACCGCACGAACTGGAGAGTCCGAACCCGAACCAGAGCGAGCTGCAGCAGCCGAAGTCGATGAGGTTGAGGGGTTTGGCGGCGGAGGGGCAGAATgtggagaagaaagagaacagGAAGTTCTGGATCGCTTTGTCAAAGGAGGAGATTGAAGAGGACATATTTGTGATGACTGGGTCGAGGCCTGCCAGAAGGCCCAAGAAGCGGCCGAAGAATGTTCAGAAACAGCTCGAT ATTACTTTTCCTGGGTTGTGGTTGGTGGGTGTTACTGCGGATGCTTACAAGGTTGCTGATTCTCCTTCTAag AGGTAG